In Verrucomicrobia bacterium CG1_02_43_26, one genomic interval encodes:
- a CDS encoding putative Fe-S cluster assembly protein SufT, which translates to MSSENHKILSRECQATMIPVGDHVNLPAGTKVTITHRLGGNFTVTSDYGMFRIQGKDADAIGEPIPAEVPQEEESTPENHDGSVDEEALWSALKKVFDPEIPVNIVDLGLIYSLQTTPLETGGNHVLVHMTLTAPGCGMGPVIAEDAKNQLLAVNGIKDATVDIVWDPPWNQDMISEEGKMQLGLI; encoded by the coding sequence ATGTCTTCGGAAAACCATAAAATTCTTTCCCGCGAATGCCAGGCCACTATGATCCCGGTCGGCGATCATGTAAACCTGCCCGCCGGCACTAAAGTGACCATTACTCACCGCCTGGGCGGCAACTTCACCGTCACATCAGATTACGGCATGTTTCGGATTCAAGGTAAAGATGCTGATGCCATCGGTGAGCCTATCCCTGCCGAAGTCCCCCAAGAAGAAGAAAGCACACCCGAGAATCATGATGGCTCGGTTGACGAAGAAGCCCTCTGGTCAGCCCTTAAAAAGGTCTTCGATCCAGAAATACCCGTCAACATTGTCGATCTAGGCCTCATTTACTCCCTCCAAACCACTCCTTTGGAAACGGGAGGAAACCATGTACTCGTCCACATGACATTGACAGCGCCCGGCTGTGGCATGGGCCCGGTCATCGCCGAAGACGCAAAGAACCAACTTTTGGCAGTCAACGGAATCAAAGACGCGACTGTTGACATTGTCTGGGATCCTCCCTGGAATCAAGACATGATCTCGGAAGAAGGCAAAATGCAACTTGGCCTCATCTAA
- a CDS encoding manganese ABC transporter permease has translation MLSWLTDPFSYPFMQKAICGVALAGINCSIIGTYVVLRRMSFIGGALSHTILPGIVFAYIKGFAMVWGALGASVITAFGVGWLSSRKEIREDTAIGVVLSAMFALGVLMMSFIRSFRDFGSILFGSVLGITSQDLLFMSGVTIVVLSVVFALYKELKLSSYDPDYSKTIGINPGKIRYVLLFLIALSVVSAVQIVGALLTTALLITPAASACLIGRSVKSIMLASACIAVFSGIAGLVISYHFRISSGAAIVIVCSLIFLITWFYRTISDKLWQNKSVC, from the coding sequence ATGCTATCTTGGTTAACAGACCCCTTTTCTTACCCTTTTATGCAAAAGGCGATATGTGGTGTTGCGCTCGCAGGGATCAATTGCTCCATTATTGGTACTTATGTTGTGCTCAGGCGTATGTCTTTTATCGGGGGCGCTCTTTCCCATACAATACTTCCGGGTATCGTATTTGCTTACATAAAGGGGTTTGCCATGGTTTGGGGAGCTTTGGGAGCTAGTGTAATAACCGCATTTGGTGTGGGTTGGCTTTCTTCGCGAAAGGAAATTAGAGAGGACACCGCCATAGGCGTCGTTTTATCTGCCATGTTTGCCTTGGGTGTTCTGATGATGAGTTTTATTCGCTCTTTTCGTGATTTTGGTAGCATTCTTTTTGGGAGCGTTTTGGGCATTACTTCACAGGATTTGCTGTTTATGAGCGGCGTTACAATTGTCGTATTGAGCGTGGTCTTTGCCTTATATAAGGAACTGAAACTGAGCTCTTACGATCCGGACTATTCCAAAACGATTGGAATTAATCCGGGTAAAATTCGATACGTTTTACTCTTTTTAATCGCTCTCAGTGTCGTTTCAGCCGTGCAGATTGTGGGCGCTTTGCTGACAACTGCCTTACTGATCACTCCTGCGGCAAGTGCTTGTCTTATTGGCCGATCAGTGAAGTCTATTATGCTAGCTTCTGCTTGCATAGCCGTCTTTTCGGGCATAGCGGGATTGGTTATATCCTACCACTTTAGAATATCATCAGGTGCCGCAATCGTGATTGTGTGCTCGCTTATCTTTTTGATCACATGGTTCTATCGCACAATTTCGGACAAATTGTGGCAGAATAAATCTGTGTGCTGA
- a CDS encoding flagellar hook-associated protein FlgK: MSGLFSGLKQAATALDIHAKQATIAGNNIANLNNDKYARQYAIISTAGSTLAGSGVESLGIEISTIQNVRNVILDNQIVKEGMVQGSLKSQQIFSASIETAIGEKIDRSQTTSSISTTSDNGSTGGIAQGIDDFFNAFKGLSATPTDSSQKVVLVEKASALVSKLNLVSSRLATVDASAVETINGDVNKVNDLLGKIATFNTAISRLEVGKPGSALEVRDELQGVYEELAQYVNFNVKPIDSSPGNVQVVIQDTSGNDIVLVNKGVVDNALNYNGTSFVASGTSSATLDVKSGSLGGVQSVRTGVLAQTQTQLNALTSQIVGSVNTAYNPTSATGQDFFLSTGTTAATIALDPNLTVTSLKTTNTSAASANELAIAVAGLVDQTFSTGSGASINGTFTDYFNQINTGVAKEVTSAKSALSGSDLALQSYKKQRATIGGVSLDEEVTNLMRYQKAYQASARVMSVISQLMDELVGLVR, translated from the coding sequence ATGTCAGGATTATTTTCAGGATTAAAACAAGCAGCAACGGCCTTGGATATCCATGCCAAGCAGGCTACGATTGCGGGCAATAATATTGCCAATCTTAATAATGATAAATACGCGCGTCAGTATGCCATTATCTCTACAGCGGGTTCTACGTTAGCGGGTAGTGGTGTGGAAAGCTTAGGCATCGAAATATCTACCATTCAAAATGTACGTAATGTCATTTTAGATAATCAAATTGTGAAAGAGGGCATGGTGCAGGGTTCTCTAAAATCACAACAAATTTTCTCTGCAAGTATCGAAACTGCCATTGGCGAAAAAATCGATCGCTCACAAACTACAAGTTCTATCAGTACTACGAGTGATAATGGTTCAACCGGGGGAATAGCACAGGGTATTGATGATTTTTTTAACGCCTTTAAGGGATTGTCTGCTACGCCTACCGATTCTAGCCAAAAGGTTGTTTTGGTGGAAAAGGCATCTGCGTTGGTAAGTAAGTTGAACCTCGTTTCTAGTCGTCTGGCAACGGTCGATGCCAGTGCGGTTGAGACGATTAATGGAGATGTTAATAAGGTAAATGATCTCTTGGGTAAAATCGCAACTTTTAACACCGCTATATCCCGACTTGAGGTGGGTAAACCGGGATCCGCACTTGAAGTGCGGGATGAATTACAGGGGGTATATGAAGAATTAGCCCAATATGTTAATTTTAATGTAAAACCGATTGATAGTTCGCCGGGTAATGTACAGGTTGTTATCCAGGATACTTCAGGAAATGATATCGTTTTAGTCAATAAAGGCGTGGTTGATAACGCGCTCAATTATAATGGTACGAGCTTTGTTGCTAGTGGGACTTCATCGGCTACTTTGGATGTTAAATCCGGCTCACTAGGTGGGGTTCAATCTGTTAGAACCGGTGTTTTAGCCCAAACCCAAACGCAGCTGAATGCGCTCACGTCGCAAATTGTTGGTTCCGTTAATACAGCTTATAATCCTACAAGCGCCACAGGCCAGGATTTCTTTTTATCAACGGGAACAACGGCGGCAACGATTGCGCTTGATCCCAATCTTACAGTAACTTCGCTTAAAACAACGAATACGTCAGCCGCTTCTGCGAACGAGCTAGCCATTGCCGTTGCTGGTCTGGTAGACCAGACTTTCTCAACCGGTTCGGGAGCCTCAATCAATGGTACGTTTACGGATTATTTTAATCAAATAAACACCGGTGTAGCCAAAGAGGTTACGTCTGCAAAATCTGCATTATCTGGCTCAGATCTTGCTTTACAGTCCTATAAGAAACAACGCGCAACGATCGGCGGGGTTTCACTGGATGAAGAGGTCACGAATCTTATGAGATATCAGAAAGCATACCAGGCTAGTGCGCGCGTAATGTCAGTCATTAGTCAGTTAATGGACGAGCTCGTCGGATTGGTTCGTTAA